One window of the Thermasporomyces composti genome contains the following:
- a CDS encoding hemolysin family protein produces MNHVLANIGLALIFILIGGVFAAAEMALVSLREGQVKSLAQRGRRGERVAQLTRDPNLFLSSVQIGVTLSGFLASAFAGANLSSELAPVLRDLGVPAGAADPLALVLITVVVSYVSIVLGELAAKRLALQGAESFALALAPLIHRIAQVSRPIIWFLSKSTNVVVRLLGGDPNVSRERMTEEELRELVTGHETLGQEERAIVEEVFAAGSRQLREVMLPRTEVDFLDADMPVYKSVRFVSDRPHSRYPVVRGSADDVVGFVHVRDLLDPDVANRSVRVGDLAREVLYLPGTKRVLPALSEMRARSQHLAIVLDEYGGTAGIVTLEDLVEELVGDIRDEYDTAAQAASRRLVSGDVEVEGRLSLDDFGEETGVTLPDGPYETVAGFVIAQLGHLPTVGEHVAFDGHVFTVTELDGRRIAKVRFTPKPPEEPAAGEPAPPEAASGPRSGQPVGG; encoded by the coding sequence ATGAACCATGTCCTGGCCAACATCGGACTGGCCTTGATCTTCATCCTCATCGGGGGCGTCTTCGCCGCCGCGGAGATGGCGCTGGTCTCCCTCCGGGAGGGTCAGGTCAAGTCCCTCGCCCAACGTGGCCGGCGGGGTGAGCGGGTCGCGCAGCTGACTCGCGATCCGAACCTCTTCCTCTCCTCCGTGCAGATCGGGGTCACCCTCTCCGGCTTCCTGGCCTCCGCCTTCGCCGGCGCCAACCTGTCGTCCGAGCTCGCCCCCGTCCTGCGTGACCTGGGAGTGCCTGCCGGCGCGGCCGATCCGCTGGCCCTCGTGCTCATCACCGTGGTCGTGTCGTACGTGTCGATCGTCCTGGGCGAGCTGGCCGCCAAACGGCTGGCCCTGCAAGGCGCGGAGTCCTTCGCGCTCGCTCTGGCGCCGCTCATCCACCGGATCGCGCAGGTCTCCCGACCGATCATCTGGTTCCTGTCCAAGTCGACCAACGTCGTCGTCCGGCTGCTCGGCGGGGACCCCAACGTCAGCCGGGAACGGATGACCGAGGAAGAGTTGCGCGAGCTCGTGACCGGTCACGAGACGCTCGGCCAGGAGGAGCGGGCCATCGTCGAGGAGGTGTTCGCCGCGGGCAGCCGGCAGCTTCGGGAGGTCATGCTGCCGCGGACGGAGGTCGACTTCCTCGACGCCGACATGCCGGTCTACAAGAGCGTGCGGTTCGTCAGCGACCGGCCCCACTCGCGGTATCCGGTCGTGCGCGGGTCGGCGGACGACGTCGTGGGCTTCGTCCACGTTCGTGACCTGCTCGACCCGGACGTGGCGAACCGGTCGGTCCGGGTCGGCGACCTGGCTCGCGAGGTGCTCTACCTGCCCGGTACCAAGCGGGTGCTCCCCGCGCTCTCGGAGATGCGCGCGCGGAGCCAGCACCTGGCGATCGTGCTCGACGAGTACGGCGGTACGGCCGGCATCGTGACCCTCGAGGATCTCGTCGAGGAGCTGGTCGGGGACATCAGGGACGAGTACGACACCGCCGCGCAGGCGGCCTCGAGACGACTGGTCTCCGGTGACGTCGAGGTCGAGGGCCGCCTCAGCCTCGACGACTTCGGCGAGGAGACCGGGGTGACGCTGCCGGACGGCCCCTACGAGACGGTGGCCGGTTTCGTCATCGCCCAGCTCGGTCACCTGCCCACGGTCGGCGAGCACGTGGCGTTCGACGGTCACGTGTTCACGGTGACCGAGCTGGATGGCCGCAGGATCGCCAAGGTGCGGTTCACTCCCAAGCCTCCCGAGGAGCCCGCGGCCGGCGAGCCGGCACCGCCGGAGGCGGCGTCGGGCCCACGGAGCGGGCAACCCGTCGGTGGCTGA
- the trpS gene encoding tryptophan--tRNA ligase yields MPRPRVFSGIQPTADSFHLGNYLGAIRQWVEMQDTYDAFYCVVDLHAITVGHDPNRLRERTLLAAAQLLAAGLDPERCTLFVQSHVAEHSQLSWILGCLTGFGEASRMTQFKDKTQRQGVEAATVGLFTYPVLMAADILLYDTDQVPVGEDQRQHLELTRDLAQRFNNRFGETFRVPEAYIIKETAKIYDLQEPRVKMSKSASSPNGIIELLDDPKVSAKRIRSAVTDSGREVRFDEEEKPGVSNLLTILSALTRRSIPELEDAYAGKGYGDLKRDVADAVVEFVTPFRERTFALLEDRETLDGILARGADRARAVASEKLRQVHDRLGFVPAKR; encoded by the coding sequence ATGCCGCGACCGCGCGTGTTCTCGGGTATCCAGCCCACTGCTGACTCGTTCCACCTGGGCAACTACCTCGGTGCCATCCGGCAGTGGGTGGAGATGCAGGACACCTACGACGCGTTCTACTGCGTGGTCGACCTGCACGCCATCACCGTCGGCCACGACCCCAACCGGCTGCGGGAGCGGACCCTGCTGGCGGCGGCGCAGCTGCTGGCCGCCGGGCTCGACCCCGAGCGCTGCACGCTCTTCGTCCAGAGCCACGTCGCCGAGCACTCCCAGCTGTCGTGGATCTTGGGCTGCCTGACCGGCTTCGGCGAGGCGAGCCGGATGACGCAGTTCAAGGACAAGACGCAGCGGCAGGGCGTGGAAGCCGCGACGGTCGGGCTGTTCACCTACCCGGTCCTCATGGCGGCCGACATCCTGCTCTACGACACCGACCAGGTGCCGGTCGGCGAGGACCAACGGCAGCACCTGGAGCTCACCCGAGACCTCGCGCAGCGGTTCAACAACCGGTTCGGCGAGACGTTCCGGGTGCCCGAGGCGTACATCATCAAGGAGACCGCCAAGATCTACGACCTGCAGGAGCCGCGGGTCAAGATGAGCAAGTCCGCCTCGAGCCCCAACGGCATCATCGAGCTGCTGGACGACCCCAAGGTGTCCGCCAAGCGCATTCGCAGTGCGGTCACCGACTCCGGTCGGGAGGTGCGGTTCGACGAGGAGGAGAAGCCCGGCGTCTCTAACCTGCTCACGATTCTCTCCGCGCTCACCCGGCGTAGCATTCCGGAGCTGGAGGACGCCTACGCCGGCAAGGGGTACGGCGACCTGAAGCGAGACGTCGCCGACGCCGTCGTGGAGTTCGTGACCCCCTTCCGCGAGCGGACCTTCGCGTTGCTGGAGGACCGCGAGACCCTCGACGGCATCCTGGCCCGTGGCGCGGACCGAGCCCGGGCCGTGGCGTCGGAGAAGCTGCGTCAGGTCCACGACCGTCTCGGATTCGTCCCCGCGAAGCGTTGA
- a CDS encoding 2'-5' RNA ligase family protein encodes MRTIGVAIAIPEPYGGELQRWRAALGDPLAEAIPTHVTLMPPTQVEDDVLESIERHLLAVAESGRPFTMRLRGTGTFRPVSPVVFVAVSDGISSCEQLANGIRSGPLERELAFPYHPHVTIAHDLPDHLLDKAYEALEDYECTFTVEGFSLYEHGADSVWRPQRDFALGGPLPGPVPNRPSSVASLRR; translated from the coding sequence GTGCGCACGATCGGTGTCGCTATCGCCATCCCGGAGCCGTACGGCGGGGAGCTGCAGCGCTGGCGTGCCGCGCTCGGCGACCCGCTGGCCGAGGCCATTCCCACCCATGTGACGCTCATGCCGCCCACTCAGGTCGAGGACGACGTGCTCGAGAGCATCGAGCGGCACCTGCTCGCCGTCGCCGAGTCGGGCCGGCCCTTCACCATGCGGCTGCGTGGCACGGGCACGTTCCGCCCGGTGTCGCCGGTCGTCTTCGTGGCGGTCTCGGACGGCATCTCCTCGTGTGAGCAGCTCGCGAACGGCATCCGCAGCGGGCCGCTCGAGCGGGAGCTGGCGTTCCCGTACCACCCGCACGTGACGATCGCGCACGACCTGCCCGACCACCTCCTGGACAAGGCCTACGAAGCGCTCGAGGACTACGAGTGCACGTTCACGGTGGAAGGGTTCAGCCTGTACGAGCACGGTGCTGACTCGGTGTGGCGACCCCAGCGGGACTTCGCGCTCGGTGGACCTCTTCCCGGTCCCGTCCCGAACCGCCCCTCGTCCGTGGCCTCCCTGCGGCGCTGA
- a CDS encoding YihY/virulence factor BrkB family protein, whose product MRLRDIKDRAEALFRRIRRRSLFVDHLVRALVRYDAVKGSQLAASVTYFAFLSFFPLVAVTFAGVGYVVTYVPGADEAVTSALRSILPGLIGGGPDQIDVHRIAQRRTGVGLVGLVVLLYSGLGWVSALRDALQAVFELPAKERNVVVAKLVDVAALVVLGIVLLVTVTVGTLVTAFTDTLVHLLGLTGLGGARWALYVAAVVVGVAVNTLLFFAIYQLLPYHGVSPRVVWEGALLAGVGFEVLKQLAGLIVGRVLDNPLYGAFAILIALLVWINYTARLVVLGAALVATDTRWRAQVQEAAPDEAALGRGASVRAAPPRPAVGQADRACRRRGALAPTLGGLSGGLVLGWLLARRWCRRERHRRRGLQRSSGHRLRERFTEDEVPG is encoded by the coding sequence GTGAGGCTTCGTGACATCAAGGATCGTGCCGAGGCGCTGTTTCGCCGCATCCGCCGTCGGTCCTTGTTCGTCGACCACCTCGTGCGCGCGCTGGTCCGCTACGACGCCGTCAAGGGCAGCCAGCTCGCGGCCTCGGTGACCTACTTCGCCTTCCTGTCCTTCTTTCCGCTCGTCGCGGTGACCTTCGCCGGCGTCGGCTACGTCGTGACGTACGTGCCCGGCGCGGACGAGGCGGTGACCTCGGCGCTGCGCTCGATCCTGCCCGGGCTCATCGGTGGCGGACCCGACCAGATCGACGTGCACCGCATCGCGCAGCGACGAACGGGCGTCGGCCTCGTGGGTTTGGTCGTGCTCCTCTACTCCGGGCTGGGCTGGGTGTCGGCCCTGCGCGACGCGTTGCAGGCGGTCTTCGAGCTTCCGGCCAAGGAGCGGAACGTCGTCGTCGCCAAGCTCGTCGACGTGGCGGCCCTCGTGGTCCTCGGAATCGTCCTGCTCGTCACCGTCACGGTTGGCACGCTGGTGACGGCGTTCACCGACACCCTCGTCCACCTGCTGGGTCTGACCGGACTGGGAGGCGCGCGGTGGGCGCTGTACGTCGCGGCGGTGGTGGTCGGCGTGGCCGTCAACACCTTGCTGTTCTTCGCGATCTACCAGCTGCTGCCATACCACGGGGTGTCCCCACGGGTGGTGTGGGAGGGTGCCTTGCTCGCCGGAGTCGGATTCGAGGTCCTCAAGCAGCTGGCCGGTCTCATCGTCGGACGCGTCCTCGACAACCCGTTGTACGGCGCCTTCGCGATCCTCATCGCCTTGCTCGTCTGGATCAACTACACGGCGCGCTTGGTGGTGCTGGGGGCGGCCTTGGTGGCCACGGACACGCGCTGGCGAGCCCAGGTGCAGGAGGCGGCGCCGGACGAGGCCGCCTTAGGGAGGGGCGCGTCCGTCCGTGCCGCGCCTCCTAGGCCTGCCGTGGGCCAGGCCGACCGGGCCTGCCGTCGCCGTGGTGCGCTGGCACCGACGCTCGGCGGGCTGAGCGGAGGGCTCGTGCTCGGCTGGCTCCTGGCCCGCAGGTGGTGTCGGCGCGAGCGTCACCGGAGGCGAGGGCTCCAGCGGAGTTCAGGGCACCGCCTGCGCGAGCGCTTCACCGAGGACGAGGTACCGGGCTAG
- a CDS encoding D-alanyl-D-alanine carboxypeptidase family protein translates to MVVDPNAPKPPPDVDVRSYLVADLDTGEVLAAKNAHQRLYPASTLKTLTAITLIPRLDKRALYTAVREDADQIGSRVGIEAGHVYTIEQLFYGLFLSSGNDAAQALANASGGTEVAVRLMNEEAARLGAFDTHAVNTSGLDEPGQLSSAYDLALFARAGMANPDFRRYATTPRYDFPGRNGKTYQIQNGNDLLSEYPGAIGVKNGYTTKARNTLIGAAERNGRRLLVVVMKTDAPSWKKVAKLLDWGFEVGAEVEPVGTLVTPEDVERARQALVAARLATAGPTTHQVASPSAAGVTSIGTPTAVVTAPIASRQVAMLPTLVQRVPLWLWVPGVVFVVLASLRVYTYVRARRRAVASPPA, encoded by the coding sequence GTGGTCGTCGACCCCAACGCGCCCAAGCCCCCGCCCGACGTCGACGTCAGGTCCTACCTCGTGGCCGACCTGGACACCGGGGAGGTGCTCGCGGCCAAGAACGCGCACCAGCGTCTGTATCCGGCCAGCACCCTCAAGACGCTGACCGCGATCACGCTCATCCCCCGACTCGACAAGCGCGCGCTCTACACCGCGGTGCGGGAGGACGCCGACCAGATCGGCAGCCGGGTCGGCATCGAGGCCGGCCACGTCTACACGATCGAGCAGCTGTTCTACGGGCTGTTCCTGTCGTCCGGAAACGACGCGGCGCAGGCTCTGGCGAACGCGAGCGGGGGTACCGAGGTCGCGGTCCGCCTCATGAACGAGGAGGCCGCCCGGCTGGGCGCGTTCGACACCCACGCGGTCAACACCAGCGGTCTCGACGAGCCCGGCCAGCTGTCCTCCGCCTACGACCTGGCCCTGTTCGCGCGGGCGGGGATGGCCAACCCCGACTTCCGTCGCTACGCCACCACACCCCGCTACGACTTCCCAGGGCGGAACGGCAAGACCTACCAGATCCAGAACGGCAATGACCTGCTGAGCGAGTACCCGGGCGCGATCGGGGTGAAGAACGGCTACACCACGAAGGCCAGGAACACCCTCATCGGTGCCGCGGAACGGAACGGCCGTCGGCTTCTCGTCGTCGTCATGAAGACCGACGCGCCGTCGTGGAAGAAGGTCGCGAAGCTGCTCGACTGGGGCTTCGAGGTCGGCGCGGAGGTCGAGCCGGTCGGCACGCTCGTCACTCCGGAGGATGTCGAGCGCGCTCGGCAGGCGCTCGTCGCGGCACGGCTCGCGACAGCCGGACCGACCACCCACCAGGTCGCCTCGCCGTCGGCGGCGGGTGTCACGTCGATCGGCACGCCGACCGCCGTCGTGACCGCGCCCATCGCCTCCCGGCAGGTGGCGATGCTGCCCACCCTGGTGCAGCGCGTGCCGCTCTGGCTGTGGGTGCCTGGGGTGGTCTTCGTGGTCCTGGCCAGCCTGCGGGTCTACACCTACGTGCGCGCCCGTCGACGAGCGGTGGCCTCGCCACCGGCCTAG
- a CDS encoding threonine/serine dehydratase: MATESIVVPSAPDLHRAAARLRGHIRRTPTFSLADDEVDVPWAGRGVRVVLKLELTQHTGSFKARGALNTLLARPVPEAGVVAASGGNHGAAVAWAASRVGVPAHVFVPATSPSVKVERIESYGAKVVVVDGYYPQALAASREWAAQREVLEIHAYDTPEVVAGQGTLGLELVEQVPEASAVLVSCGGGGLYAGVALALGDSCAVVPVEPERCPTLHLAVSAGRPVRAQVGGVAADSMGAAEAGRIAHAVATSRGTQSVLVSDDAIVAARTFLWERCRILAEPGGATAFAALLSGAFVPEPNTTVVVVVSGGNTTDLPVSRSGELLSPPHAA; the protein is encoded by the coding sequence GTGGCAACCGAGTCCATCGTGGTGCCGAGCGCGCCGGACCTGCATCGGGCGGCTGCCCGGCTCCGGGGCCACATTCGCCGAACCCCCACGTTCAGCCTCGCCGATGACGAGGTGGATGTGCCGTGGGCGGGTCGCGGGGTGCGCGTCGTGCTCAAGCTGGAGCTGACCCAGCACACGGGGTCGTTCAAGGCGCGCGGGGCCCTCAACACGCTGCTGGCTCGCCCGGTCCCCGAGGCTGGCGTCGTGGCCGCGTCCGGCGGTAACCACGGCGCGGCGGTGGCGTGGGCCGCCTCTCGTGTGGGCGTTCCCGCGCACGTCTTCGTGCCCGCCACCTCGCCGTCGGTCAAGGTCGAGCGGATCGAGTCCTATGGCGCGAAGGTGGTGGTGGTCGACGGCTACTACCCGCAGGCTTTGGCGGCGAGCCGTGAGTGGGCGGCGCAGCGGGAGGTGCTGGAGATCCACGCGTACGACACTCCAGAGGTCGTGGCGGGCCAAGGCACGCTGGGCTTGGAGCTGGTCGAGCAGGTGCCGGAAGCCTCGGCCGTGCTGGTGTCGTGTGGCGGTGGTGGCCTGTACGCCGGTGTCGCGCTGGCGCTCGGGGACTCGTGCGCGGTCGTACCGGTCGAGCCCGAGCGTTGTCCGACCCTGCACCTGGCCGTGTCGGCCGGTCGTCCCGTGCGCGCGCAGGTGGGTGGCGTGGCGGCGGACAGTATGGGCGCCGCCGAGGCCGGTCGGATCGCCCACGCGGTGGCGACAAGTCGAGGCACCCAATCCGTCCTGGTGTCCGACGACGCGATCGTGGCCGCGCGGACGTTCTTGTGGGAACGGTGCCGAATCCTCGCCGAGCCCGGTGGCGCGACGGCGTTCGCTGCGCTGCTGAGTGGCGCGTTCGTCCCGGAGCCCAACACCACCGTGGTGGTCGTGGTGTCGGGTGGCAACACCACGGACCTGCCCGTCAGTCGCTCCGGTGAGCTGCTCAGTCCACCACACGCCGCGTGA
- a CDS encoding SCO4848 family membrane protein, which produces MTRKVAGFLLAVAVWNVATYANFTYNLANTSGRPTGYYVAHAILIVVNLAIAVVLAALGVRAWRAATADDTSTAR; this is translated from the coding sequence ATGACGAGGAAGGTCGCCGGCTTCCTGCTCGCGGTCGCGGTGTGGAACGTCGCGACCTACGCCAACTTCACCTACAACCTGGCCAACACGAGCGGCCGGCCGACCGGCTACTACGTCGCCCACGCGATCCTCATCGTGGTCAACCTGGCGATCGCGGTCGTGCTCGCGGCTCTCGGGGTCCGGGCGTGGCGCGCCGCCACCGCCGACGACACCTCCACCGCACGGTGA
- a CDS encoding acyl-CoA mutase large subunit family protein, translating to MNDRVEPRGSERAAPRGSAQDGPTRAGPDTTPRLTESGLPIEPVYGPEHLAGWDPASQLGSPGSFPYTRGVYPTMYVGRPWTMRQYAGYGTAAESNQRFHRLIEAGTTGLSVAFDLPTQMGFDSDAPLAHGEVGKVGVAIDSIEDMRLLFDGIPLDRVSTSMTINAPAAVLLLLYQLVGEEQGVPSAALTGTIQNDVLKEYIARGTFIYPPQASLRLVSDIFAYCRRELPRFNTISISGYHMAEAGASPVQEVAFTLANGIEYVRAALDAGLDVDEFAPRLSFFFVARTTLLEEVAKFRAARRLWARVMRDEFGAKNPKSMMLRFHTQTAGVQLTAQQPEVNLVRVAIQALAAVLGGTQSLHTNAYDEALALPSEKAARLALRTQQVLAYETDVTKTVDPFAGSYAVETLTDQIEAEAYKLMEVIQSLGGAVAAIERGFQKSAIEQSAYRIAQEIDDGERVVVGVNKFQTPDEEPYQPLRVDPRIEEEQRARLAKLRADRSSSEVERHLAALRRAAAGSDNVLYPMKEALAARATVGEVCDALRDVWGVYTPPDAF from the coding sequence ATGAACGACCGCGTCGAGCCGAGAGGGTCCGAGCGCGCCGCTCCGCGGGGGTCGGCTCAGGACGGGCCGACCCGAGCCGGACCCGACACGACCCCACGGCTCACCGAGTCCGGTCTGCCGATCGAGCCGGTCTACGGGCCTGAGCACCTCGCGGGGTGGGATCCGGCGAGTCAGCTCGGGTCGCCCGGCAGCTTCCCTTACACCCGTGGCGTCTATCCGACGATGTACGTCGGCAGACCGTGGACGATGCGCCAGTACGCCGGCTACGGGACGGCGGCGGAGTCCAACCAGCGGTTCCACCGGCTCATCGAGGCGGGCACGACCGGACTGTCGGTGGCGTTCGACCTGCCAACCCAAATGGGCTTCGACTCCGACGCTCCGCTCGCGCACGGCGAGGTCGGCAAGGTGGGGGTGGCGATCGACTCGATCGAGGACATGCGGCTCCTCTTCGACGGCATCCCGCTCGATCGGGTGTCGACGTCGATGACGATCAACGCGCCCGCCGCCGTCCTGCTCTTGCTCTACCAGCTCGTGGGCGAGGAGCAAGGCGTGCCCTCGGCGGCGCTCACCGGCACGATCCAGAACGACGTCCTCAAGGAGTACATCGCCCGCGGCACCTTCATCTACCCGCCGCAAGCGTCGCTGCGCCTGGTTTCCGACATCTTCGCGTACTGCCGGCGAGAGCTGCCGCGGTTCAACACGATCTCCATCTCCGGCTACCACATGGCGGAGGCGGGTGCCTCGCCGGTGCAGGAGGTCGCCTTCACCTTGGCGAACGGGATCGAGTACGTGCGCGCCGCACTCGACGCAGGGCTCGACGTGGACGAGTTCGCGCCGAGGCTGTCGTTCTTCTTCGTCGCCCGGACGACCCTCCTGGAGGAGGTGGCGAAGTTCCGGGCGGCGCGCCGGCTGTGGGCGCGGGTGATGCGTGACGAGTTCGGCGCCAAGAACCCGAAGTCGATGATGCTGCGGTTCCACACCCAGACCGCCGGCGTCCAGCTCACCGCCCAGCAGCCCGAGGTCAACCTCGTGCGAGTCGCCATCCAGGCGCTCGCCGCCGTCCTCGGCGGTACCCAGTCGCTGCACACGAACGCCTACGACGAAGCCCTCGCGTTGCCGTCGGAGAAGGCGGCCCGGCTCGCGCTGCGGACGCAACAGGTTCTGGCGTACGAGACTGACGTCACCAAGACCGTCGACCCGTTCGCCGGGTCGTACGCGGTCGAGACGTTGACCGACCAGATCGAGGCCGAGGCGTACAAGCTCATGGAGGTGATCCAGAGCCTGGGTGGCGCCGTGGCCGCGATCGAGCGAGGGTTCCAGAAGTCCGCGATCGAACAGTCGGCGTACCGCATCGCGCAGGAGATCGACGACGGCGAACGCGTCGTCGTCGGTGTCAACAAGTTCCAGACACCGGACGAGGAGCCGTACCAACCGCTGCGGGTGGACCCCCGCATCGAGGAGGAGCAGCGCGCCCGGTTGGCCAAGCTCCGGGCCGACCGATCGTCCTCGGAAGTCGAGCGGCACCTCGCCGCGCTCCGCCGGGCCGCCGCCGGGTCGGACAACGTGCTGTATCCGATGAAGGAGGCTCTGGCCGCCCGGGCGACGGTGGGGGAGGTGTGCGACGCCTTGCGTGACGTGTGGGGCGTCTACACGCCGCCGGACGCGTTCTGA